One Ornithinicoccus hortensis genomic window, CGGGTGACTGCCCCACCCCATGGGGCACTCACCCGTCCCCCAGGGGTGAGTCTTCTCCCGCTGCGCCTGCACGGTCCCACCCCAAGATTCCGGCACGGCGATCTGGGATTCACTGACGGAATCCGGACCAAGACTTGGCAAAAGTGTGCTGGCACAGGCATTGACACGTCGCCGCGAGGGACGCCAGACTCTCGAGTGCGCTCAGATGACCAAATCAGTTGCACATATGAGCGCTCACGAGGCGAGGAGGGCTCGGAGATGCAACGGCAGCACAGCAACCGGAGGGGCGCGGTGGTGGCCGCCGCGGTGCTCGTCGGGGTCGGCGCGTGCGGGTCCGGCGACGGGGGTGGGGACGCGGGTGGGCCCGCCGGCGACGGCACCCTGACGATCGCGACGGTCTCCAACGCCGATGCCGAGCGGATGCAGGAGCTCTCCGAGCACTTCGCCGCCGGGCACCCCGACGTGGACCTGGAGTGGGTCACCTTCGAGGAGAACGAGCTGCGCCAGCGGGTGACCACCGACATCGCCACGGACGCCGGGCAGTTCGACGTCGTCATGCTCGGCACCTACGAGGTGCCGATCTGGGCCGAGCGCGAGTGGCTGGTGCCGCTGGACTCCTTGCCAGATGAGTACGCCGTCGACGACCTGCTCCCCTCGATCCGGGAGGCCCTCTCCTACGAGGGCACTCCGCACGCCCTCCCCTTCTACGGCGAGTCCGCTTTCACGATGTATCGCACCGACCTGTTCGACCAGGCGGGCCTGGAGATGCCCGAGGCACCCACCTGGGAGTTCCTCAAGGAGGCGGCCGCGACGCTCGGCGAGCAGGGGGACGCCGCGGGAATCTGCCTGCGCGGCAAGCCCGGCTGGGGCGAGAACGTCGCCTTCCTCACCGCCATGGCCAACTCCCACGGCGGCAGCTGGTTCGACATGGACTGGACACCACAGTTCGACACCGAGCCGTGGCAGACCACGATCGCCGACTACGTGGCGCTGGGCGAGTACGCCCCGCCCGGTGCCGAGGAGAACGGGTACGCGGAGAACCTCGAGTTGTTCGCCGCCGGCGAGTGCGCCATCTGGGTGGACTCCACCGCAGCCGCCTCCTACATCAGCGATCCGGACCAGTCCGAAGTCGCCGACAGCGTGGGTTTCGCGCTGGCACCGGATGCCGGCCAGGGCAAGCGGTCCAACTGGCTGTGGGCCTGGGCGCTGGCCGTCCCGGAGAGCTCGGCGCAGCATGAGGACGCCCTGGCGTTCGTCGCCTGGGCCACATCGTCGGAGTACACCGAACTGGTCGCCCAGGAGTATGGCTGGCTCCAGGCACCTCCCGGCACCCGGACCTCCCTCTACGAGAACCCCGACTACCAGCAGGCCGCTCCGTTCGCGGGGCTGGCGCTGGAGTCGATCGAGACGGCCGACCCGGCCAACCCAACGGACAACGAGGTGCCCTACACCGGCATCCAGTACGTCGGGATCCCGGAGTTCCAGAGCATCGGGACGGCCGTCGGTGGTCGCTTCTCGCTCGCGCTGGCCGGGGACATCACCGTCGACGAGGCCCTGACCGAGTCCCAGTGGGTGACCGACCAGGTCATCGAACGCACCCGATTCATCGAGGAATGACCCCGTATGCGACTGTCCGTCAGGAGTGAATGATGGCCAACCCCACGAGTGAGGACCTGCGGGCCACGCTGGCCGCGATGGACCCGGAGCAGCTCCCGGTCCCCAAGCACCGGCTCAAGACGAGCGGACACTTCGCCGGTTTGTACGCCGCCGAGCACGTCGCCGCCACCGAGTTCGTCTTCGGGGCGACCTTCGTGGCCCTGGGCGCCGGGATCTGGGACATCCTGGTCGGGTTGCTGATCGGCAACACCTTGGCCATCCTCAGCTTCTGGCTGATCACCACGCCGATCGCGATGCAGGCCAGGCTGAGCCTCTACACCTATCTGCACAAGATCGCCGGAGACTCCTTCTCCCGCGTCTACAACGGTGCGAACGCCGTCATCTTCGCGGTCATCGCGGCAGCCATGATCACGGTGTCCGCGACCGCGGTGCGGCGCATCTTCAACATCCCGGCCCAGGTCGACCCCTACCCCAACCACATCGGGTTCGTGATCATCGCCGTGCTGTTCAGCCTCGTCGCGGTCCTGGTGGCGGTGTTCGGGTTCAACGCACTCGCCGAGTTCGCCGGCATCTGCGGCCCCTGGCTGATGGTGATGTTCACGGTCGGCGGGATGGTGCTGCTCCCGGCGCTGACCGAGTCGATCACGGGGTACACCACCCTCAACGGATTCTCCGACTTCGTCGACGTGGCCTCCGCCTCGGTCTTCACCGGGATCAACGCCGAGGGCCAGCCCGGGATCGGCATGCTCGAGGTGGCCGGCTTCGCGTGGGCGGCCAACACCTTCGCCCACTTCGGGCTGATCGACATGGCGCTGCTGCGCTACGCCAAGAACCAGTCGGCCGGCCTGGCGACCAGCACCGGCATGATGTTCGGCCACTACGTCGCCTGGATCTCCGCCGGCCTGATGGGTGCGGCGACCGCGGTGATCCTGCAGACCAGCATCGTCTCTCTCGACCCCGGTGACGTCGCCTGGTACGCCCTCGGCATCGCCGGTTTCGTCACGGTGATCGTGGCCGGCTGGACGACGGCCAACTCCAACCTCTACCGGGCAGGCCTGGCCGCCCAGGCGGTCTTCCCCCAGTTCTCCCGGGTGAAGGTCACCCTCGTCACCGGCATCGGCGTGGCGGTCGCCAGCTGCTTCCCGTTCATCTACATCAACCTGTTGCCGTTGCTCACCTACGCCGGGGTGATCCTGGTGCCGGTCGGCGGGATCGTGCTGGCCGAACACCACCTGTTCCCCCGACTCGGGCTGACCCGCTTCTGGTACCGGTACAAGGGTGACAAGCACAACGTGCCCGCGTTGCTCAGCTGGGCGATCTCCCTGCTCGCGGCCGTCGGCATGATCCTGCTCGACTTCATGCCCTACTTCTACATCTTCCTGCCCACCTGGCTGATCTCGATCATGGCCTACACCTGGCTGGCCAAGCGGTTCGGCGCCGGGGAGTCCTACCCCGAGGGTGAGGCCCGGGAGCAGGAGTTCCAGGCCCAGGTCGCGGAGTACCACGAGAGCCTCGCCGAGGAAGAGGGTGTCGAGTCGATCAAGGACACGACCCTCCTCGGCCGGGGCATCAAGGTGGTCTACATCGCCGCGCTGGTCGTCTGCCTCGTGCAGGCGTGGCGGACCCTGTTCGACAGCCCGGACCTGTACACCTACCTGGTCAACCGGGAGACCTTCTACACGGTGGCCCTCTGCAGCACGATCGTCTACTTCGTCTTCGCCTACTGGGGCCTGCAGCGCACCAAGCGGCTGACCGCCCGCCTCAAGGAGGAGCGGCCCGGGCCGCCGAAGGACACCACGGCGCCCCGCCTCTGAGCGGGGGCAGGGCGCCTCAGGCCCAGGAACCGCCCGGCGGCCGGGTGCCCCGGGCGTTCCAGCAGGCGGTGTGCCAGTGCCGGCGGTTCTCCAGGCCCTGCATGCCCTCGCTGGGCCAGACCACGGTGTGCCCGAGCGCGGCGGAGAGCTCCTGCTGGCACCCCGGGCAGCGGAAGCTCCGCCCGGTGTCGTTGCCGCGCACCTGTCGCACCGTCCACGCCTGGCCGGCGAACTCCACCTGCGTCGTGGCGGGCAGCTGCAGCGGCCGCGGGCCGGACGGCCGGCCGGACCGTCGCGCACCCCGCCTGCCGCGGGGTCGGTTGGAGCGGGGCATCAGTCGTCGGAGGCTCCCTGGGTGAACGGCCGGTCCAGCAGCACGTGCTCGACGAGCAGCGGGGAGGGCATCAGGTGCTGGGCGAAGCCGCCGGTGCCGGAGAACAACTCCTCGGTGACCGCCAGCACCTCGTCGGCGCCGATGTGGTCGATCATCGCGAACGGCCCCATCGGGTAGCCGAGGCCGAACTGGATGGCGGTGTCGATGTCCTCGACGGTGGCGTAGCCCTCGTCCAGCATCCGGACCGCGTCGTTCAGGTAGGTCATCAGTAGGGCGTCGACCACCAGTCCGGTCCGGTCCCGGCTGACCACCGGCTCCGCGTCGAGCCCACGGATGAACCCGCGCAGCGCGGCGACCGTCGCGGCGGACGTCGTGTGGGTGGTGCCGACCTCGATGACCTGGCCGTTGCCGGTCGGTGCGTGGACCCGCAGGACCACCGTGTCCTCGGCCCGGCCGCTGATCGCGGCGAGCGCCACCGCGGAGTAGGTGTTGACCGTGGCGAGGACCGCGCCGGACCTGGCCGCCTCCCCCAGTGCGGCGAACAGCTCGTCGACGTCCCGTCCCGCGGCCCCGTCCTCGGCGGCGCTGTCCTCCTCCTGGGCCTCGATCACCAGGTCCGCCGCGGCGACGCCCGACAGGTCGCCGGAGGCGTCGGTCAGGTGCGTGACGGCATACCCGGCTCCCTCCACCCGGGCCACCAGCTCTCCGGCCACGGTCCCGTCACCGACGACGGCCACCGTCCGGATCCCCGCGCTCTCGGCGTCCTCCCCCGGCGTCAGCTCGTCGGCGACCACGTCCCGCCCGCCGGGCCCCTCGTAGCTGTAGAAGCCGCGGCCGCTCTTGCGGCCCAGCCGGCCGGAGACGACCATCCGCTCCAGCATCGAGCTCGGGGCGTGCAGCGGGCTGCGGCTGTGGCCGTAGATCACGTCGCCGATGTGGTGGCAGACGTCCAGGCCGACCAGGTCCATCAGGGTCAGCGGCCCCATCGGCAGCCCGGCACCGACGCGCATCGCGGTGTCCAGGTCCTCCCGGCTCACGTGCCCGTGCTCCACCATCGTCAGCGCCGAGTTGAGGTAACCGAACAGCAGGTAGTTGGCCACGAACCCGGCCCGGTCCCCGACCACGACCGGCCGCTTGCCCAGACCGGTGACCAGGTCGCGGACCGCGTCGGTGACCGCCTGGTCGGTACGCAGCGTGTGGATCACCTCAACCAGCTGCATGACCGGGGCGGGGTTGAAGAAGTGCACCCCGATGACCCGCTCGGGGTGCTTGGTGGGCGCGGCGATCGCGGTGATCGACAGGCTGGAGGTGTTGCTGGCCAGCACCGCGTCCTCGGCCACGATCCCGTCGAGCCTGCCGAACACCTCGTGCTTGAGCTCCAGCACCTCCGGCACCGCCTCGACGACCAGGTCGGCCGGCGCGAGGTCACCCATCTCGGTGGTGACGGTGATCCGGTCCAGGATCTCCTGGCGACCGGCCTCGTCCAGCTTCCCCCGGGAGACCGCACGGTCCATCGACCGGGTGAGGATGCCGCGCCCCCGGTCGGCGAACTCCTCGGTGCTCTCCACCCCGATCACGGTCAGGCCCCCACGGGCGAAAACCTCCACGATGCCGGCACCCATGGTGCCCAGCCCGATCACTCCGACGGTCCGGATCTGCTTAGCCATGGGCCGCATCCTCTCACCGTCCCCTCCGGCGACGCGGGTTAGGGTGACCGGCGTGCGAGTGGTGATTGCCGAGTGCAGCGTCGACTACGAGGGTGCCCTGGTGGCGCACCTGCCCCTGGCGACCCGGCTGTTGATGGTCAAGGCCGACGGCTCGGTGCTGGTGCACTCCGACGGCGGCTCCTACAAGCCGCTGAACTGGATGGCGCCGCCCTGCTCGATGACCGAGCTCGACCCGGACGAGGCCGAGCGCGAGGAGGGGGTGCAGGCGGTCTGGCTGGTGCGGCACGGCAAGCGGGAGGACACCCTCCGGATCCGGCTGTATGCCGTGCACAGCGACACCGCGCACGAACTCGGGGTGGACCCGGGGCTGGTCAAGGACGGGGTGGAGGCCCAGCTGCAGGCGCTGCTGGCCGAGCACATCACCACGCTGGGCGAGGGGTACACGTTGCTGCGGCGGGAGTACCCCACGGCGATCGGCCCGGTCGACATCCTGTGCAAGGACGCCGACAGCGGGACGGTCGCGGTGGAGATCAAGCGCCGCGGCGACATCGACGGCGTGGAGCAGCTGACCCGCTACCTGGAGCTGCTCAACCGGGACCCTGCCCTCACCGTGCGCGGCCCGGTCCAGGGGGTGTTCGCCGCCCAGCTGATCCGCCCGCAGGCCAGGACCCTGGCGGTTGACCGCGGGATCCGGTGCGTCACCCTGGACTACGAGGCGCTCCGAGGGATGGACGACGCGGAGTCGCGGCTCTTCTGACCGGCTACTCGACCTCGACCGGCGTCGCCCCGGTCATCGCCAGCAACTCGGCATACGTGGTCGCGAACAGCGCAGCGGGGTGCCCGGCCGCGGCCCAGACCACCTCGTGCCGGGCCAGCCACGGGTCGAGGTAGGTCGGCACCGGCGCCGGGTGCGCCATGGGCGACACCCCGCCGATCACTTGGCCGGTGTGCTCGCGGACGAACTCCGGGGTGGCCCGCCGCAACGAGGACACCCCGATCCGCCGGGCCACCAGCTCGGTGTTCACCCGGTGCGCTCCGGAGGTCAGCACCAGCACGGGTGCGCCGTCGGCGTCGAACAGCAGGCTGTTGGCGATCGCCCCGACCTCGCAGCCCAGTGCCTGCGCGGCCAGCGCCGCGGTGTGCACCGACTCGGGCAGCACCCGCACCTCGCCCTGCCCGCCGCGGCGGGTGAGCTCCTCGCGGAACCGGGTGACGGACTGGTGCTCGGTCGACATGTCGGCACCGTAACCGACCTCTTCGTGGCCCGCCACGCACCCTCCCCCGGCCGCCGGCCTGACAGAATCACCGTATGACCCGTCAGGCCGCCATCGCCGCCCCCAACCCGATCGCCACCCAGGCCGGCCAGGTGGCCCTGGCCGCGGGCGGCAACGCGATCGACGCGGCGATCGCGGCGATGGTGACCGCCACGGTCACCGAACCGGGCGTGGTCTCCCCGCTGGGCGGCTGCTACATCAACATCTGGCCGGCCGACGGCGACCCGGTCGTCATCGACGGCAACGTGGAGATGCCCGGTCGCGGGGCCGACCCCGAACGCTTCGGCGCCGGGCTGATCGAGTGCGTGACGACCTACGGCGGTGGCCTCACGACGTATGCCGGCCCCGGGTCGGTCGCGACGCCGGGGATGGTGGCGGCGATGGGGCTGGCCCACGAGCGGTACGGGCGGGCGCCCTGGGCCGAGCTGTTCGCCGTGGCCGAGCACAGCGCCCGCGCCGGCTTCCCGCTGAGCCAGACGGCGGCAACCTACTTCCCGCTGGTGGCCCACACCATCTTCAACTGGGACCCCACGACCCGGGCGGTCTACACCGACGACGGGACGTCCTGGCCGGCCGGTCACCTGATCGTGGACGGGTCCCTGGCCGACACCCTGGCCGAGCTGGCCGCGGAGGGTGCCGGGGCGCTCTACACCGGGGACCTGGGGCTCCGGATCGCGGCCGACATCGGCGAGCGGGGCGGGTTGCTCACCCGGGAGGACCTCACCGCCTACCAGCCGGACCTGCGGCCCGCGCTGCCCACCCGGTTGGGCCGGTGGCGCCTGGCCTGCAACCCGCCTCCCTCGATCGGGGGGCCGGTGCTCACCGCGATGCTCCGGGTGCTGGGTGAGGTCGACGGCCCGGTCACCCCGGTCCGCGCGGCCCGGGCGATGCGGCAGGTGCTGGACCTGCGGATGCAGCGGCTGGACACCGCCGAGGACCTCCGGGCCGCCGGTGAGGAGCTGTTGTCCACGATCGCCACGCTGGGCGACACGGGGCTGCCCACCTCCCCGGACACC contains:
- a CDS encoding ABC transporter substrate-binding protein; the encoded protein is MQRQHSNRRGAVVAAAVLVGVGACGSGDGGGDAGGPAGDGTLTIATVSNADAERMQELSEHFAAGHPDVDLEWVTFEENELRQRVTTDIATDAGQFDVVMLGTYEVPIWAEREWLVPLDSLPDEYAVDDLLPSIREALSYEGTPHALPFYGESAFTMYRTDLFDQAGLEMPEAPTWEFLKEAAATLGEQGDAAGICLRGKPGWGENVAFLTAMANSHGGSWFDMDWTPQFDTEPWQTTIADYVALGEYAPPGAEENGYAENLELFAAGECAIWVDSTAAASYISDPDQSEVADSVGFALAPDAGQGKRSNWLWAWALAVPESSAQHEDALAFVAWATSSEYTELVAQEYGWLQAPPGTRTSLYENPDYQQAAPFAGLALESIETADPANPTDNEVPYTGIQYVGIPEFQSIGTAVGGRFSLALAGDITVDEALTESQWVTDQVIERTRFIEE
- a CDS encoding purine-cytosine permease family protein, which codes for MANPTSEDLRATLAAMDPEQLPVPKHRLKTSGHFAGLYAAEHVAATEFVFGATFVALGAGIWDILVGLLIGNTLAILSFWLITTPIAMQARLSLYTYLHKIAGDSFSRVYNGANAVIFAVIAAAMITVSATAVRRIFNIPAQVDPYPNHIGFVIIAVLFSLVAVLVAVFGFNALAEFAGICGPWLMVMFTVGGMVLLPALTESITGYTTLNGFSDFVDVASASVFTGINAEGQPGIGMLEVAGFAWAANTFAHFGLIDMALLRYAKNQSAGLATSTGMMFGHYVAWISAGLMGAATAVILQTSIVSLDPGDVAWYALGIAGFVTVIVAGWTTANSNLYRAGLAAQAVFPQFSRVKVTLVTGIGVAVASCFPFIYINLLPLLTYAGVILVPVGGIVLAEHHLFPRLGLTRFWYRYKGDKHNVPALLSWAISLLAAVGMILLDFMPYFYIFLPTWLISIMAYTWLAKRFGAGESYPEGEAREQEFQAQVAEYHESLAEEEGVESIKDTTLLGRGIKVVYIAALVVCLVQAWRTLFDSPDLYTYLVNRETFYTVALCSTIVYFVFAYWGLQRTKRLTARLKEERPGPPKDTTAPRL
- a CDS encoding 3-hydroxyacyl-CoA dehydrogenase family protein; the encoded protein is MAKQIRTVGVIGLGTMGAGIVEVFARGGLTVIGVESTEEFADRGRGILTRSMDRAVSRGKLDEAGRQEILDRITVTTEMGDLAPADLVVEAVPEVLELKHEVFGRLDGIVAEDAVLASNTSSLSITAIAAPTKHPERVIGVHFFNPAPVMQLVEVIHTLRTDQAVTDAVRDLVTGLGKRPVVVGDRAGFVANYLLFGYLNSALTMVEHGHVSREDLDTAMRVGAGLPMGPLTLMDLVGLDVCHHIGDVIYGHSRSPLHAPSSMLERMVVSGRLGRKSGRGFYSYEGPGGRDVVADELTPGEDAESAGIRTVAVVGDGTVAGELVARVEGAGYAVTHLTDASGDLSGVAAADLVIEAQEEDSAAEDGAAGRDVDELFAALGEAARSGAVLATVNTYSAVALAAISGRAEDTVVLRVHAPTGNGQVIEVGTTHTTSAATVAALRGFIRGLDAEPVVSRDRTGLVVDALLMTYLNDAVRMLDEGYATVEDIDTAIQFGLGYPMGPFAMIDHIGADEVLAVTEELFSGTGGFAQHLMPSPLLVEHVLLDRPFTQGASDD
- the nucS gene encoding endonuclease NucS; this encodes MRVVIAECSVDYEGALVAHLPLATRLLMVKADGSVLVHSDGGSYKPLNWMAPPCSMTELDPDEAEREEGVQAVWLVRHGKREDTLRIRLYAVHSDTAHELGVDPGLVKDGVEAQLQALLAEHITTLGEGYTLLRREYPTAIGPVDILCKDADSGTVAVEIKRRGDIDGVEQLTRYLELLNRDPALTVRGPVQGVFAAQLIRPQARTLAVDRGIRCVTLDYEALRGMDDAESRLF
- a CDS encoding YbaK/EbsC family protein, which codes for MSTEHQSVTRFREELTRRGGQGEVRVLPESVHTAALAAQALGCEVGAIANSLLFDADGAPVLVLTSGAHRVNTELVARRIGVSSLRRATPEFVREHTGQVIGGVSPMAHPAPVPTYLDPWLARHEVVWAAAGHPAALFATTYAELLAMTGATPVEVE
- a CDS encoding gamma-glutamyltransferase; the protein is MTRQAAIAAPNPIATQAGQVALAAGGNAIDAAIAAMVTATVTEPGVVSPLGGCYINIWPADGDPVVIDGNVEMPGRGADPERFGAGLIECVTTYGGGLTTYAGPGSVATPGMVAAMGLAHERYGRAPWAELFAVAEHSARAGFPLSQTAATYFPLVAHTIFNWDPTTRAVYTDDGTSWPAGHLIVDGSLADTLAELAAEGAGALYTGDLGLRIAADIGERGGLLTREDLTAYQPDLRPALPTRLGRWRLACNPPPSIGGPVLTAMLRVLGEVDGPVTPVRAARAMRQVLDLRMQRLDTAEDLRAAGEELLSTIATLGDTGLPTSPDTAHVSVVDTDGFACALTASAGYGSGMTVAGTGLMANNALGEPELNRRGLHALAPGTRMASNMAPTTARHADGSVLAIGTPGADRITTALLQVLLHFCVHDEELQHAINAPRLHVRLLEDGGAQIDLERDEHLSAALADQDLPLREYEPQDMYFGGVGAALLSADGTLSAGADPRRASATAVG